The window CCGGACCAAACGCGCCCGGGCGGTCGGCGAGTTGTCCGACTGGGCCGAGCTGCGGGAGGCGGGCCGCCGGATCAAGGACCACACGCTGCGCCATCTCGACCGGTATCTGGTGCGGTTGGAGGAGTCCGTGACGGCGGCGGGCGGTACGGTCCACTGGGCCGCCGACGGCGAGGAGGCCAACCGGATCGTGGCCGAACTGGTCAGGGCGACCGGCGAGTCCGAGGTCGTCAAGGTCAAGTCGATGGCCACGCAGGAGATCGGGCTGAACGAGGCCCTGGAGGCCGAGGGCATCCGTGCCTACGAGACCGATCTCGCCGAGTTGATCGTCCAGTTGGGCAAGGACCGTCCCTCGCACATCCTGGTGCCTGCCATCCACCGCAACCGGGGTGAGATCCGGGACATCTTCGCGAGTGAGATGGGGGCGTGGGGCCGCCCGGCGCCCGAGGGTCTGACGGACACACCCGCCGAACTCGCCGAGGCTGCCCGGTTGCACCTGCGGGAGAAGTTCCTGCGCGCGAAGGTCGGCGTCTCCGGCGCGAACTTCATGGTCGCCGAGACCGGCACGCTCGTCGTGGTGGAGTCCGAGGGCAACGGCCGGATGTGCCTGACCCTGCCGAAGACGCTGATCTCGGTCGTCGGCATCGAGAAGGTGGTGCCCACCTGGCGGGACCTGGAGGTCTTCCTCCAGACGCTGCCCCGCTCCTCCACCGCCGAGCGCATGAACCCGTACACGAGCATGTGGACCGGCACCACCGACGGGGACGGGCCGGACACCTTCCACCTGGTGCTCCTCGACAACGGGCGCACCGACACCCTCGCCGACACCGTCGGCCGCCAGGCCCTGCGCTGCATCCGCT of the Streptomyces sp. 1222.5 genome contains:
- a CDS encoding LutB/LldF family L-lactate oxidation iron-sulfur protein produces the protein MSATFVGMPAFPAFPEAAREAVHDATLRGNLRHATHTIRTKRARAVGELSDWAELREAGRRIKDHTLRHLDRYLVRLEESVTAAGGTVHWAADGEEANRIVAELVRATGESEVVKVKSMATQEIGLNEALEAEGIRAYETDLAELIVQLGKDRPSHILVPAIHRNRGEIRDIFASEMGAWGRPAPEGLTDTPAELAEAARLHLREKFLRAKVGVSGANFMVAETGTLVVVESEGNGRMCLTLPKTLISVVGIEKVVPTWRDLEVFLQTLPRSSTAERMNPYTSMWTGTTDGDGPDTFHLVLLDNGRTDTLADTVGRQALRCIRCSACLNVCPVYERAGGHAYGSVYPGPIGAILSPQLRGTASEIDASLPYASSLCGACYEVCPVAIDIPEVLVHLRERVVEGGPAVRAGNRVVLKPARGHAAERAAMRAAGWAFAHPGALRTGQRLASRTRRLHPRTLPGPGRAWSGSRDLPAVPAEPFRDWWQRSRGGKDDVK